A stretch of Fundicoccus culcitae DNA encodes these proteins:
- the phnE gene encoding phosphonate ABC transporter, permease protein PhnE — translation MVNKINEIYENQNRSRYQQWFWGILVLILIIWSGSTVNEVNMTKMGLSVAVNIFKGILSPDTDLLFNFTKQSVPYLLLETMAIAFLGTLTGAVFSFPIAFLASSKIMPVPVVVIVRLFVIIIRTIPSFVYGLMFIRVTGPGAFAGLMTLSVTSIGMLTKLFSETIDDIDTSILEALDAAGLNTFQKIRYGIIPQLSASLLSTLIFRFDMNLRDASTLGIVGAGGIGAPLIFAMSSYRWNQVGAILIGLITLILVVEYLSGKIRTRLATG, via the coding sequence ATGGTTAATAAAATAAATGAAATCTATGAAAACCAAAATCGCAGCCGTTATCAACAATGGTTCTGGGGCATCCTGGTTTTGATTTTAATTATCTGGTCTGGTAGTACCGTTAATGAAGTCAACATGACAAAGATGGGCTTAAGCGTCGCGGTCAATATCTTTAAAGGTATTTTGTCGCCGGACACAGACCTTTTGTTCAATTTTACCAAACAATCTGTCCCTTATTTGTTGTTAGAAACCATGGCCATCGCTTTTCTAGGGACCTTAACAGGGGCGGTGTTCTCATTCCCTATCGCCTTTCTAGCCTCAAGTAAAATAATGCCAGTCCCGGTTGTCGTGATTGTGCGCTTGTTTGTCATTATCATCCGCACCATTCCAAGTTTCGTTTACGGTTTAATGTTTATCCGTGTAACAGGTCCCGGTGCATTTGCTGGTTTGATGACTTTGTCGGTTACTTCCATTGGAATGCTGACTAAATTGTTTAGTGAAACCATCGATGATATTGACACATCCATTCTCGAAGCTTTGGATGCCGCTGGTTTAAACACTTTCCAAAAAATCCGTTACGGAATCATTCCACAATTGAGCGCGAGCCTCTTGTCCACCTTGATTTTCCGTTTCGATATGAACCTGCGCGATGCCTCTACACTGGGTATCGTAGGTGCCGGTGGGATTGGTGCGCCTCTGATTTTCGCCATGAGCTCCTACCGCTGGAACCAAGTCGGTGCCATCCTGATTGGCTTAATCACCCTGATTCTAGTCGTCGAATACCTCTCAGGCAAAATCCGCACCCGTCTAGCGACCGGTTAA
- the pgeF gene encoding peptidoglycan editing factor PgeF — translation MNSKLLSDHGLLNYIAGADYNFRYTLIGDQIKPEIERAVTQLKAPVKEIYTVAQTHSANVAYANGENGEPFVIGKTFADADGLITDKAGVALLIKYADCTPVVIFDPVRKVQAIVHAGWRGTVQRISQLAIEQMIHDFDCTLENLYVYVGPTIDQDHYEVGLDVYEAFSTFPNRDQLFYPKGNKYHLSMQKANHQLILEAGIDPSHIEVEAASTFTDARFHSARQSGANYHLNGLVTMIPSAEVNHG, via the coding sequence ATGAATAGTAAACTTTTAAGTGACCACGGCTTATTAAATTATATAGCTGGTGCTGACTATAATTTCCGTTATACCTTAATTGGTGATCAAATTAAACCGGAAATCGAACGTGCCGTTACGCAATTAAAAGCACCCGTAAAAGAAATTTATACCGTTGCGCAGACTCACAGTGCTAATGTGGCATATGCGAATGGCGAAAATGGCGAACCTTTTGTTATTGGCAAAACATTTGCTGATGCAGATGGCTTAATTACCGACAAAGCCGGTGTTGCCCTCTTAATTAAATATGCCGATTGTACACCGGTAGTTATATTTGACCCCGTTCGAAAAGTTCAAGCGATTGTGCATGCTGGTTGGCGTGGCACGGTTCAACGCATTAGTCAATTAGCCATTGAACAAATGATACATGATTTTGACTGCACTTTAGAAAATCTCTATGTGTATGTTGGTCCAACGATTGATCAAGACCACTATGAAGTCGGCCTTGACGTTTATGAAGCGTTTAGCACATTCCCTAACCGCGATCAATTATTTTATCCCAAAGGCAATAAATATCATTTGAGTATGCAAAAAGCCAATCATCAGCTTATTTTGGAAGCAGGCATTGATCCAAGCCATATTGAAGTCGAGGCGGCTTCAACTTTTACGGATGCCCGGTTTCATTCCGCGCGACAATCAGGGGCTAACTATCACTTAAACGGCTTAGTCACCATGATTCCTTCCGCCGAGGTGAACCATGGTTAA
- a CDS encoding BglG family transcription antiterminator: MRIEHSSIRLLSILFETPETTTTELAKKMGVSTKTIQRYLTDILEIIEHLSIDLELIIHPNKGVKLSGDFNSFALVIQKLNQLSVNEEKDRLFFIINTIINSEVPITIQYLSETMHIARSTVEKSITDAREFLRDFNIEIKGTNKGLTIKANEKQKRKILSELISQYWHGIVVNVDEDETLPLNISLNNQLMPMIDQELIEAVQVLVNQFVIQHSLNITEYQYQSFIIHIAIAIDRINKDFYIQNLETHQELNDLTTELVADIEETFDIDIPLLEQHYLNLHIQGMVNQVRSDDDKTLIEKLDYGLEIITILEQQLSYLNPDQMLLTDLSVHLNTSVKRLKQNITVRNPYKDEIRSKYSAAFNIAVELAVELSSHFEILFNIDEMTYIAIYLQAFFERQKTEKLDVVLVCASGYGTVKLLEQRLKNHFSNSINITDTIGLDKLNTLDFANKLIISTIPINTHQDNVISVSPLLTEQDIQNISHRISRQNIFQSNSFLELVNSDLIFLSKGMNENWKTVIEIIVSQLIMKGYAEVGLLESVYSRERLSSTAMEFFSMPHGDVKYIKQSTISVYVNPNGIQWGKQRINVVFFFAIQPDDQIQINDVYKDFNHLISNEKWVNQLINTENREHLINLFKNERNESNE, translated from the coding sequence ATGAGAATAGAACATAGTTCAATCCGCTTATTGTCTATTCTTTTCGAGACCCCTGAAACAACGACTACAGAATTAGCCAAGAAAATGGGAGTGTCTACCAAAACCATTCAGCGATATCTTACAGATATTCTTGAGATTATCGAACATCTATCGATTGATTTAGAGTTAATTATTCATCCCAATAAAGGCGTTAAATTATCGGGAGACTTTAACAGCTTTGCACTAGTTATTCAGAAATTAAATCAACTTTCAGTCAATGAAGAAAAGGACCGTTTGTTTTTTATAATAAATACAATTATTAATTCAGAAGTCCCTATTACCATTCAATACTTGTCTGAAACGATGCATATTGCTCGTTCTACAGTTGAAAAATCTATAACAGATGCTCGCGAATTTTTGCGTGACTTTAATATAGAAATCAAAGGAACCAATAAGGGACTTACGATTAAAGCCAATGAAAAACAAAAGCGCAAAATTCTTTCTGAGCTAATTAGTCAGTATTGGCACGGAATTGTCGTTAACGTTGACGAGGATGAGACTCTACCTCTCAATATCTCGTTGAATAATCAGCTTATGCCAATGATTGATCAAGAATTAATTGAAGCTGTTCAAGTGCTAGTTAATCAATTCGTCATTCAACATAGTTTAAATATCACAGAATATCAATATCAGTCCTTCATTATCCATATCGCAATAGCCATCGATCGGATTAACAAGGATTTCTACATTCAAAATCTAGAAACACATCAAGAATTAAATGATTTAACAACAGAACTTGTTGCTGATATTGAAGAAACATTCGATATTGATATTCCCTTACTGGAACAACATTATCTGAATCTCCATATTCAGGGAATGGTCAATCAAGTAAGAAGCGATGACGATAAAACACTCATTGAAAAATTGGACTATGGGTTAGAAATTATAACTATTCTAGAACAACAGCTATCCTATCTTAATCCTGACCAAATGTTGTTAACAGACTTGTCCGTCCATCTAAATACAAGTGTCAAACGCTTAAAACAAAATATTACCGTTAGAAACCCCTATAAAGATGAGATTCGAAGCAAATATTCTGCGGCATTTAATATCGCTGTTGAGTTAGCAGTGGAATTATCTTCTCACTTTGAAATTCTTTTTAACATCGACGAGATGACCTATATTGCGATATATTTACAAGCTTTTTTCGAAAGACAAAAGACAGAAAAGTTGGATGTTGTACTCGTATGTGCAAGCGGTTATGGTACAGTCAAACTCTTGGAACAACGCTTAAAAAATCATTTTAGTAATTCAATTAATATTACGGATACCATTGGGTTGGATAAATTGAACACCTTGGATTTCGCTAACAAATTAATTATCAGTACAATACCAATTAACACGCATCAAGACAATGTCATAAGTGTAAGTCCACTACTGACGGAGCAGGATATTCAAAATATCAGTCATCGTATATCACGACAGAATATATTCCAGTCAAATTCTTTCTTAGAGTTAGTCAATTCAGATTTAATTTTCCTGTCAAAAGGTATGAATGAGAATTGGAAGACGGTCATTGAAATTATTGTCAGCCAACTGATAATGAAAGGTTATGCAGAGGTAGGTTTGTTAGAGAGTGTTTATAGTCGAGAACGATTGTCATCAACAGCAATGGAATTTTTCTCCATGCCTCACGGAGATGTTAAATATATTAAGCAATCAACCATTAGTGTGTATGTAAATCCTAACGGTATTCAATGGGGTAAGCAAAGAATAAATGTTGTCTTCTTCTTCGCAATCCAACCGGATGATCAAATTCAAATAAACGATGTCTATAAAGATTTTAATCATTTAATTTCAAATGAAAAATGGGTTAATCAATTAATCAACACAGAAAATAGAGAACACTTAATAAACTTATTCAAAAATGAAAGGAATGAGAGTAATGAGTAA
- a CDS encoding BaiN/RdsA family NAD(P)/FAD-dependent oxidoreductase: protein MVKPFYDVIVVGAGSSGLMAAIQAAQQGVSVLLIEKNKRPGRKLLLSGGGRCNVTNRTTRDELIKHIPGNGKFLYSALNQFNQEDIIDFFESQGVALKEEDHGRMFPVTDSARTILDTLLDNCRDLSVDLLTEATVETVIFSEDKSKIAGVQLTTKEIIEAKSVVLAVGGRAYPRTGATGDGYAWAKKAGHTIARLYPTEAPLLSDDEMIVTQALKGVSLRDVNVTVWDAEGKAIVSHLMDMIFTHFGYSGPAILRCSGHVNQYLFESGADRCHLSIDLQPSLTTDALEAIAESQRDKQILTILKQWMPERMAEVILSQLNITATTPFKQLEHEWRAALWSRIKGFAITSIGSQPIEKGFVTGGGVNTKEIEPSSMESKLMPGLFFCGELMDINGYTGGYNITAAFVTGTIAGRHAAWASMG from the coding sequence ATGGTTAAACCTTTCTATGATGTAATTGTCGTCGGTGCCGGTAGCAGTGGCTTAATGGCCGCCATTCAAGCCGCCCAACAAGGCGTCAGCGTCTTACTTATTGAGAAAAACAAACGTCCTGGACGCAAATTATTGTTATCCGGTGGCGGCCGGTGTAATGTCACCAATCGCACGACCCGTGATGAACTCATTAAACACATCCCCGGTAATGGAAAATTCCTCTACAGTGCCTTAAACCAGTTTAACCAAGAAGACATCATTGACTTCTTTGAAAGCCAAGGTGTAGCCCTCAAAGAAGAGGATCACGGTCGCATGTTTCCAGTGACGGATTCCGCTCGCACCATTCTAGACACTCTGCTCGACAATTGTCGCGACTTAAGCGTGGATTTATTAACCGAAGCAACCGTTGAAACAGTGATATTTAGTGAAGATAAAAGCAAAATCGCAGGCGTGCAGCTAACAACTAAGGAAATTATTGAGGCTAAATCGGTAGTACTGGCAGTTGGTGGGCGGGCTTACCCACGGACAGGCGCGACCGGCGATGGCTACGCTTGGGCGAAAAAGGCGGGTCACACCATTGCGCGCTTATATCCGACGGAAGCGCCCTTGCTGTCGGACGACGAAATGATTGTGACGCAGGCCTTGAAAGGTGTTTCCTTGCGCGATGTCAACGTGACGGTGTGGGATGCGGAGGGCAAAGCGATTGTGTCGCATCTTATGGACATGATTTTCACCCATTTCGGCTATTCTGGCCCCGCGATTTTACGTTGTTCAGGCCACGTTAATCAATATCTCTTTGAAAGTGGCGCCGACCGTTGCCATTTGTCGATTGATTTACAACCGTCCCTAACGACCGATGCCCTCGAAGCCATCGCCGAATCCCAACGCGACAAACAAATCCTAACCATTTTAAAACAATGGATGCCCGAACGCATGGCCGAGGTCATCCTCTCTCAACTAAATATCACTGCCACAACCCCTTTCAAACAATTAGAGCACGAATGGCGTGCTGCCTTGTGGTCGCGTATTAAAGGCTTTGCTATTACCTCGATAGGTTCACAACCGATTGAAAAAGGCTTTGTTACCGGTGGTGGTGTGAATACTAAGGAAATCGAACCCAGCAGTATGGAATCCAAGTTGATGCCAGGTCTGTTCTTTTGTGGTGAGTTGATGGACATTAATGGCTATACCGGTGGCTACAACATTACTGCCGCTTTTGTAACCGGAACAATCGCCGGCCGACACGCCGCCTGGGCTTCGATGGGGTAG
- the phnE gene encoding phosphonate ABC transporter, permease protein PhnE gives MANKPRKYLLPTKTITLSNGKTVEKPRTWTLIVLVLIIIAIYYSVELTGFSLSVLVRRGGQFFVILKAMIPPNWDFIGQVITPLIDTIKMSVLGTIIGALLAVPYAMLASTNLVRNSWVSGILKLLLSLIRTIPTLVTALILTYIFGLGTFAGTLAIAIFTFSFVGKQLYEMIETADMLPYEAMEAMGANRIQSFWAAIKPQILPSYLSISLYTFEGNVRHAAILGYVGAGGIGIILNENIAWREYANVGMILICLFVTVTVIEALSSYFRQKLT, from the coding sequence ATGGCAAACAAACCCAGAAAATATCTGTTACCCACTAAGACGATTACCTTATCAAACGGAAAAACAGTCGAAAAACCACGGACGTGGACACTTATTGTGTTAGTACTTATTATTATTGCCATTTATTATTCGGTAGAATTAACCGGTTTTAGTTTATCCGTATTAGTGCGTCGTGGCGGGCAGTTTTTCGTTATCTTAAAAGCGATGATTCCACCCAACTGGGACTTCATTGGACAAGTTATTACGCCTTTGATCGATACCATTAAAATGTCCGTTCTTGGAACGATTATAGGGGCGTTGTTGGCAGTGCCTTATGCTATGTTGGCGTCTACGAATTTGGTGCGGAATTCTTGGGTTTCAGGGATTTTAAAATTGTTGTTGAGTTTAATTCGGACCATCCCAACCTTAGTGACCGCTTTGATATTAACCTATATTTTTGGCTTAGGTACTTTTGCAGGAACGTTGGCCATCGCGATTTTCACCTTTTCCTTTGTCGGTAAGCAACTCTATGAAATGATTGAAACAGCTGACATGTTACCTTATGAAGCCATGGAGGCCATGGGTGCCAACCGTATTCAAAGTTTCTGGGCTGCCATCAAACCGCAGATTTTACCCTCATACTTATCTATTTCTTTATATACCTTTGAAGGTAATGTGCGTCATGCCGCTATTTTAGGGTATGTCGGTGCCGGTGGTATCGGGATTATCTTGAATGAAAATATCGCTTGGCGTGAGTATGCGAATGTCGGTATGATATTAATTTGCTTATTTGTGACGGTTACGGTCATCGAAGCGCTCAGCTCATACTTCAGACAGAAATTAACTTAG
- the rplM gene encoding 50S ribosomal protein L13 encodes MRQTYMAKKNEVERNWVLIDATDVPLGRLSTVVASILRGKNKPTYTPHVDTGDFVVVINADKVILTGNKAEDKMYHRYTGYRGGLKSISAGELREKNSRKLIELSVKGMLPDNRLGRKQFTKLNVYSGAEHKHEAQQPKTLDIKEII; translated from the coding sequence GTGCGTCAAACATATATGGCAAAGAAAAACGAAGTTGAACGTAACTGGGTGCTAATCGATGCAACAGATGTGCCTTTAGGTCGTCTTTCAACCGTGGTGGCTTCAATTTTACGTGGAAAAAATAAACCAACTTACACTCCTCATGTGGATACAGGGGATTTCGTCGTGGTTATCAATGCAGACAAAGTCATTTTAACTGGAAATAAAGCTGAAGATAAAATGTATCACCGTTACACCGGTTACCGTGGAGGTTTGAAATCAATCTCTGCTGGTGAATTACGTGAGAAAAATTCACGCAAATTAATCGAATTATCTGTTAAAGGGATGTTACCAGATAATCGTTTAGGGCGTAAACAATTCACTAAATTAAATGTCTATTCAGGTGCTGAGCATAAACATGAAGCTCAACAACCAAAAACACTTGATATTAAAGAAATTATTTAA
- the rpsI gene encoding 30S ribosomal protein S9: MAKAEYLGTGRRKNSTARVRLVPGTGVFNINNKTLEEYIPFPHLHEVMKQPFAVTETLGSYDIIVNVRGGGFSGQAGAIRHGISRALLNVDPDFRPALKSAGLLTRDPRMVERKKPGLKKARKASQFSKR, from the coding sequence TTGGCTAAAGCAGAATATTTAGGTACAGGTCGTCGTAAAAACTCAACAGCTCGTGTACGCTTAGTGCCAGGAACTGGTGTATTCAACATTAATAACAAAACACTCGAAGAATACATTCCATTCCCTCACTTACACGAAGTTATGAAACAACCTTTTGCAGTGACTGAAACATTAGGATCATATGATATCATCGTAAACGTAAGAGGTGGCGGTTTCTCAGGTCAAGCCGGTGCGATTCGTCACGGCATCTCTCGTGCATTATTAAATGTTGACCCAGACTTCCGTCCAGCATTAAAATCAGCAGGCTTATTAACGCGTGACCCACGTATGGTTGAGCGTAAGAAGCCAGGACTCAAAAAAGCGAGAAAAGCCTCACAATTCTCAAAACGTTAA
- the manA gene encoding mannose-6-phosphate isomerase, class I, translating to MEPIFLKPAFQEKIWGGNKLSTEFHLDIPSEHTGEAWVISAHPNGLSYVKSPAKYQGQSLSRLYEEVPQIFGPHHPEPFPLLVKILDAREDLSIQVHPNDDYAKEHEGPEELGKTECWYVISADEGASIVYGHHAKTVEEFKEYIHTGNLTNVFREIPVKAGDFFDVPAGTIHAIGGGITILETQQSSDTTYRVYDFDRIDDEGKLRELHLNQVEDVTLFPHRDSPYTNQALILEKNQLVKLMSNEYFNVYKVEVDSQVDVPLELNYYLATVIDGEGLLVVDEKSYDLPLAESFILPYGTESMTLKGNFSLIISSPNY from the coding sequence ATGGAACCTATTTTTTTAAAGCCTGCATTTCAAGAGAAAATATGGGGAGGTAATAAGTTAAGCACAGAGTTCCACTTGGACATTCCAAGTGAACATACGGGTGAAGCTTGGGTCATCAGTGCCCATCCCAACGGCTTATCCTATGTCAAAAGTCCAGCAAAATATCAAGGTCAATCGCTAAGCCGTTTGTATGAAGAGGTACCGCAAATATTTGGCCCTCATCATCCAGAGCCATTTCCTTTACTCGTAAAGATACTTGATGCAAGAGAAGATTTATCTATTCAAGTCCACCCAAATGATGATTATGCTAAAGAACATGAGGGTCCTGAAGAACTTGGAAAGACTGAGTGTTGGTACGTCATTTCTGCGGATGAAGGGGCAAGTATTGTATATGGCCATCATGCTAAAACCGTTGAAGAATTTAAAGAGTATATCCATACAGGAAATCTAACTAACGTTTTTCGAGAAATCCCTGTAAAAGCCGGCGATTTTTTTGATGTTCCGGCAGGAACGATTCACGCTATCGGTGGAGGGATTACCATCTTGGAAACTCAACAAAGTTCGGATACGACTTACCGTGTTTATGACTTTGATCGTATTGATGATGAAGGTAAACTGCGAGAATTACATTTGAATCAAGTGGAAGATGTTACCCTATTCCCACATCGTGATAGTCCATATACAAATCAAGCCCTTATTCTTGAAAAGAATCAATTGGTTAAGTTAATGTCTAATGAGTATTTTAATGTATACAAAGTTGAAGTAGATAGTCAAGTTGATGTCCCACTTGAATTAAATTACTACTTAGCAACTGTCATTGATGGTGAAGGTTTACTAGTAGTTGATGAGAAAAGTTATGACTTACCTTTGGCGGAATCATTTATATTACCTTACGGCACAGAATCAATGACACTAAAAGGAAATTTCAGTCTTATTATATCAAGCCCTAATTATTGA
- a CDS encoding M42 family metallopeptidase: MAIKLIERLSNAFGVSGFEKEVGEIVKEYAQAFAEIETDKMGNISLRYENQPTKGVKVLLDAHMDEVGFIVQAIRPNGMIEFLPLGSWVVNNVPAHTVMIRTAEGNKIKGITASTPPHFMTDAEKKAPLAMEALVIDVGTSTKEETESLGIQVGDPIVPDVQFETLHNDQILLGKAFDCRIGCACLLETMKAFQAEQAQSDVNLQAVLTTQEEVGLRGAQVVANQVDADLAIVFEGCPADDTFTPDYKIQSALKKGPMLRDFDVSMITHPGFQKFALDLAEKHQIKAQRSVRKGGGTNGSAYHLANKGIPTIVVGIPVRYAHTHYGYVAYEDFESAKALVLAILREMNAAIFSQI, translated from the coding sequence ATGGCAATTAAGTTGATTGAACGTTTATCGAATGCCTTTGGGGTATCTGGCTTTGAAAAAGAGGTAGGCGAAATTGTTAAGGAGTATGCCCAGGCGTTTGCGGAAATTGAGACCGATAAGATGGGGAATATATCATTAAGGTATGAAAATCAACCAACCAAAGGTGTCAAGGTCTTATTAGATGCGCATATGGATGAGGTGGGTTTCATTGTTCAAGCTATTCGTCCCAACGGCATGATTGAATTTTTACCGCTTGGTAGCTGGGTGGTTAATAATGTTCCAGCTCACACGGTTATGATTCGCACCGCTGAAGGCAACAAAATTAAAGGGATTACGGCTTCAACACCGCCACATTTTATGACCGACGCAGAGAAAAAAGCCCCGCTCGCCATGGAAGCCTTAGTGATTGATGTCGGGACTTCAACTAAAGAGGAGACCGAGTCCCTTGGAATTCAAGTAGGTGATCCGATTGTTCCGGACGTTCAATTTGAAACGTTGCATAACGACCAAATTTTACTCGGTAAAGCGTTTGACTGTCGGATTGGTTGTGCCTGTTTGCTGGAAACCATGAAAGCATTTCAGGCTGAACAAGCACAATCAGATGTCAATCTTCAAGCGGTTCTGACAACGCAAGAAGAAGTTGGCTTACGTGGGGCGCAAGTTGTTGCTAACCAAGTAGATGCGGATTTAGCCATTGTGTTTGAAGGTTGCCCCGCTGACGATACGTTTACGCCGGACTATAAAATTCAATCGGCTTTAAAGAAAGGGCCGATGTTGCGTGATTTTGATGTGTCGATGATTACGCATCCAGGTTTTCAAAAATTTGCTTTGGACTTAGCTGAAAAGCACCAAATTAAAGCCCAACGGTCTGTTCGTAAAGGGGGCGGCACTAACGGAAGTGCCTATCATTTAGCTAACAAAGGTATTCCCACTATTGTTGTAGGTATTCCCGTAAGATATGCTCATACCCACTATGGTTATGTCGCTTATGAAGATTTTGAAAGTGCCAAAGCACTTGTATTAGCGATTTTGAGAGAAATGAACGCAGCGATATTTAGTCAAATCTAA
- a CDS encoding fructose-specific PTS transporter subunit EIIC has translation MSKKVIAITACPVGVAHTYMAAENLERKGKEMGIDIKVETHGSIGIENQLTQEDINEAEGLIIASDKDIDKSRFNGKRIIEVPVRQGIDNPEKLIQDILDGKGKIQGGQAAVKQSEASEKAGNTVYKALMNGVSYMVPFVVTGGLLIAVALSIGGTPTEAGFVIPEGTFWANVNAIGGAAMSFMVPILAGYIAYAIADRPGLVPGVVGGYIAANGSFYGSEANTGFIGGIIAGFLAGYVAKAIKKIPFPKAFNSIIPIIIIPVFSTLIVGLVFIYLIGQPVASLFSIMTDWLAGMQGANSVILATIIGAMIAVDMGGPFNKTAFLFGSGLIAEGVFNVMGAVAVAVCIPPIAVGIASHMFKKKFSEADRQAGTAAIIMGFFGITEGAIPFAAKNPTRIIPAIMGGSIVGSIIAMLSGVGGHVAHGGPIVALLGAIDNVFMYFVAVIVGVAVTIALLAVLVPDMEPELAVIDNAALTNDLDQGNTSEAVVVNETQVEANEISLTDLMTEELIIMNVQSTNKADAFKEFISLPVVGERISDQEAVLAAINKRESEGSTGMGEGIAIPHAKSDKIIVPTVVFGRSEQGIEWESIDGQPVNVAFLILVPQKHQGDMHLKILQILARKLMDPTFKENLLAATTKEEVYNILKEVK, from the coding sequence ATGAGTAAAAAAGTTATAGCAATTACAGCTTGTCCAGTTGGTGTTGCACATACGTATATGGCTGCCGAAAACTTAGAACGTAAAGGCAAAGAGATGGGGATTGATATTAAAGTTGAAACGCATGGTTCAATTGGTATTGAAAACCAATTAACTCAAGAAGATATCAACGAAGCCGAAGGATTAATTATCGCCTCAGATAAAGATATTGATAAATCACGTTTCAATGGTAAACGAATTATTGAAGTTCCGGTAAGACAAGGTATAGATAATCCTGAGAAACTAATCCAAGATATTTTAGATGGTAAAGGGAAAATTCAAGGGGGACAGGCGGCTGTCAAACAATCTGAAGCGAGTGAAAAGGCTGGAAACACTGTCTACAAGGCTTTAATGAACGGCGTTTCTTACATGGTTCCCTTTGTGGTCACAGGGGGACTACTCATTGCCGTAGCCTTATCAATTGGTGGAACCCCAACTGAAGCAGGGTTTGTCATACCAGAAGGTACATTCTGGGCAAATGTGAACGCGATTGGTGGAGCTGCTATGAGCTTCATGGTGCCGATACTTGCTGGATATATCGCTTATGCTATTGCAGACCGTCCAGGTCTTGTACCCGGTGTTGTTGGTGGGTATATTGCAGCGAATGGTTCATTCTATGGATCAGAAGCTAATACTGGCTTCATCGGTGGTATCATTGCGGGCTTCCTAGCCGGGTATGTAGCAAAGGCAATTAAGAAAATCCCTTTCCCGAAAGCCTTTAATTCCATCATTCCTATAATTATCATCCCCGTCTTTTCGACCTTAATTGTAGGTTTGGTATTTATCTATTTAATTGGACAACCTGTCGCTTCTCTCTTCTCAATCATGACGGACTGGTTAGCTGGTATGCAAGGCGCAAACTCAGTCATCCTGGCAACGATTATCGGGGCAATGATTGCAGTGGATATGGGGGGACCTTTCAATAAAACCGCTTTTCTATTTGGTTCAGGCTTAATTGCTGAAGGTGTCTTTAATGTCATGGGTGCTGTTGCCGTTGCTGTATGTATTCCACCGATTGCGGTAGGGATTGCATCACATATGTTCAAGAAAAAATTCAGTGAAGCTGATCGTCAAGCCGGAACCGCAGCAATTATTATGGGATTCTTTGGAATTACTGAAGGGGCTATACCTTTCGCTGCTAAAAATCCTACCCGCATTATACCAGCTATAATGGGCGGTTCAATTGTAGGATCAATAATCGCAATGTTATCAGGTGTAGGTGGGCATGTGGCTCACGGCGGACCAATTGTTGCACTCTTAGGCGCTATTGATAATGTGTTCATGTACTTTGTCGCAGTGATTGTGGGTGTGGCTGTTACTATCGCTTTACTGGCTGTATTAGTTCCTGATATGGAGCCAGAATTAGCTGTGATAGATAATGCCGCATTAACGAATGATTTAGATCAAGGGAACACTTCTGAAGCAGTCGTCGTGAATGAAACGCAAGTTGAAGCCAATGAAATATCATTAACCGATTTAATGACTGAAGAATTAATTATCATGAATGTTCAAAGCACAAACAAAGCAGATGCTTTCAAAGAGTTTATTAGCTTGCCCGTTGTGGGTGAACGAATCTCAGACCAAGAAGCCGTTCTAGCAGCTATTAATAAGCGAGAATCTGAAGGTTCTACTGGAATGGGAGAAGGAATTGCCATACCTCATGCTAAGTCTGATAAAATAATCGTTCCAACGGTTGTCTTTGGTCGTTCGGAGCAAGGTATTGAATGGGAAAGTATTGATGGTCAACCTGTTAATGTAGCATTCCTTATATTAGTCCCACAAAAACATCAAGGTGATATGCATCTAAAAATATTACAAATCTTAGCTCGAAAATTAATGGATCCTACTTTTAAGGAGAATCTATTAGCAGCAACTACTAAAGAAGAAGTATACAATATTCTAAAAGAAGTCAAGTAA